A single Leptotrichia trevisanii DSM 22070 DNA region contains:
- the rpsO gene encoding 30S ribosomal protein S15 produces MALKPKKEIIEEFGKNAQDTGSAEVQVALITDRISHLTAHLKTHPKDVHSRVGLLKMVGKRRRLLNYIKNRNVDDYRALIGKLGIRK; encoded by the coding sequence ATGGCATTAAAACCAAAAAAAGAAATTATTGAAGAATTTGGAAAGAACGCACAGGATACAGGATCTGCTGAAGTGCAAGTTGCATTAATTACAGATAGAATCAGCCACTTGACAGCTCACTTGAAAACACATCCTAAAGATGTTCACTCAAGAGTAGGGTTATTAAAAATGGTTGGTAAAAGAAGAAGATTATTAAATTACATCAAAAATAGAAACGTAGATGATTATAGAGCATTAATCGGAAAATTAGGAATCAGAAAATAG
- a CDS encoding tetratricopeptide repeat protein: protein MKKWINILFVLLLSVSCSKTDSGYDALEKSLIGILEKKDYEYIMKNMNESAKAGNEDIYGLAYTYLAENGTMFFNRYMKKSKGIAEYYQALLLQQTNGDESQILDLLESATKQGNIKAYYMIGSIYENKLEFTKAQEYLKKGKDAGEIYALYSYEYNKNLMNFYKRIEELNKKLNDGTISMEEKKELGTLVLEKVSNIEKAYEILKDFLSENYSPALYAKAKLLEKDDKEEEAVQIYNQIFSQNKYYLAAFELASRLVKGEKNYDLALKILDDTNSDEVLILGYKGFIYENLKDFTKAEEFYQKAANKNDIDSMNYLGRLYETQKEIKKARNIYNKAYLLGSISAGYKLAYILEDMEKGKNPAKAEETEVKQSKEAKKILERLANSGDDYSMVDLSLYYPETDKMVRLLNLKAAAKLNTTAFYNLGVHYYNKKNKDKAKFYFRVAKENGYDIGEIFDAYISN, encoded by the coding sequence ATGAAAAAATGGATAAATATATTATTTGTGTTATTACTTTCAGTATCTTGCTCAAAAACAGATAGTGGTTATGATGCACTTGAAAAAAGTCTTATTGGAATTTTAGAAAAAAAAGACTATGAATACATAATGAAAAATATGAATGAATCAGCAAAGGCGGGGAATGAGGATATTTATGGACTTGCCTACACTTACCTTGCTGAAAATGGGACAATGTTCTTTAATAGATATATGAAAAAAAGTAAAGGTATTGCCGAATATTATCAGGCACTTTTACTGCAACAGACTAATGGAGATGAAAGTCAAATTCTGGATTTACTCGAAAGTGCGACAAAGCAGGGGAATATAAAAGCATACTATATGATTGGAAGCATTTATGAAAATAAGCTGGAATTTACAAAGGCACAGGAATACTTAAAAAAAGGTAAGGATGCTGGAGAAATTTATGCTCTTTACTCCTATGAGTACAATAAAAATTTGATGAATTTTTATAAACGTATAGAAGAATTAAATAAAAAATTAAATGATGGAACAATTTCAATGGAGGAAAAAAAGGAACTTGGGACATTAGTTTTGGAAAAAGTTTCTAATATTGAAAAAGCATATGAAATTTTAAAAGATTTCTTGTCTGAAAATTACTCACCTGCACTTTATGCAAAGGCAAAATTACTGGAAAAAGATGATAAAGAAGAAGAGGCGGTACAAATTTACAATCAGATATTTTCACAGAATAAATATTATCTTGCAGCGTTTGAACTGGCCTCACGTCTTGTAAAAGGTGAAAAAAACTATGATTTGGCATTAAAAATACTGGATGATACAAATTCGGATGAAGTCCTTATTTTAGGATACAAAGGGTTTATCTATGAAAATTTAAAGGATTTTACAAAAGCGGAAGAATTTTATCAAAAGGCGGCTAACAAGAATGATATTGATTCAATGAACTATTTGGGACGTCTATATGAAACTCAAAAGGAGATAAAAAAAGCTAGAAATATTTATAATAAGGCATATTTATTAGGTTCAATTTCAGCAGGATACAAACTTGCCTATATTCTGGAAGACATGGAAAAAGGTAAAAATCCTGCAAAAGCGGAAGAAACAGAAGTAAAGCAAAGCAAGGAAGCCAAAAAAATACTGGAAAGACTGGCAAACAGTGGAGATGATTATTCAATGGTTGATTTGAGCCTTTACTATCCAGAAACTGATAAAATGGTAAGATTACTAAATTTAAAAGCAGCCGCAAAATTAAATACAACAGCTTTTTATAATTTAGGAGTTCATTATTATAACAAAAAAAATAAAGATAAGGCAAAATTTTATTTTAGAGTTGCTAAGGAAAATGGTTATGATATTGGAGAAATTTTTGATGCATATATAAGTAATTAA
- a CDS encoding lysophospholipid acyltransferase family protein, producing MNKYKLLGAILHIVYRILSFMTRKEYFYADGVEMNAPNIVVFWHRKIFTVCNATRIIKKKASIVSASKDGEILAELLKREGNELIRGSSNRDNIKSLKEAMKYAKNDYTLGIAIDGPRGPIFEPKAGAVFIAQKTGMPIVPISSYCSKKWIFKNMWDKLEIPIPFAKCVHYVAEPFYLTRETSLEDSIKLVKEKIHEAGNRAFEIYNNKYNKNIEFNEESFE from the coding sequence ATGAATAAATATAAACTTTTAGGTGCAATTCTTCACATTGTGTATAGAATACTCAGCTTTATGACACGAAAGGAATATTTTTATGCAGACGGAGTAGAAATGAATGCTCCGAATATTGTCGTTTTTTGGCATAGAAAAATTTTTACAGTGTGCAATGCCACAAGAATCATTAAGAAAAAGGCATCTATCGTAAGTGCGTCAAAAGATGGTGAAATATTGGCAGAATTACTTAAAAGAGAAGGAAATGAACTAATTCGGGGTTCATCAAACAGGGATAATATAAAAAGTTTGAAGGAAGCTATGAAATATGCAAAAAATGATTACACGCTCGGAATTGCGATTGATGGGCCAAGAGGGCCTATTTTTGAGCCAAAGGCGGGTGCAGTCTTTATAGCACAGAAAACAGGAATGCCGATTGTTCCAATCAGTTCCTATTGCAGTAAAAAATGGATTTTTAAAAATATGTGGGATAAGCTGGAAATACCGATACCTTTTGCAAAGTGCGTGCATTACGTTGCAGAACCGTTTTACTTGACAAGAGAAACTTCTTTGGAAGACTCAATAAAACTGGTGAAGGAAAAAATACACGAAGCTGGAAACAGGGCATTTGAAATTTATAATAATAAGTATAATAAAAATATTGAATTTAATGAAGAAAGTTTTGAATAA
- a CDS encoding dihydrofolate reductase, with product MFSLIVAVGKNNEIGKNNQLLWHIPEDLKNFKKITTGKTVIMGRNTYESIGRALPNRTNIVLSRNSLEMEKKIEEDRKKYENETTKLEFYDDFQKVIEKYKDLKEEIFIIGGGEIYKKSLEMGIVNRIYMSHVDFSDSEADTYFPKIDLNEWITLTKENYDGWKFCIYEKVNV from the coding sequence ATGTTTAGTTTAATAGTTGCTGTTGGGAAAAATAATGAAATTGGAAAGAATAATCAGCTTTTGTGGCACATTCCTGAAGATTTGAAAAATTTTAAGAAAATAACGACAGGAAAGACTGTTATTATGGGGAGAAATACTTATGAAAGCATAGGTAGAGCTTTACCAAATCGAACAAATATTGTTTTGTCCAGAAATTCTTTGGAAATGGAGAAAAAAATAGAAGAAGATAGAAAAAAATATGAAAATGAAACTACGAAGCTGGAGTTTTATGATGATTTTCAAAAAGTTATCGAAAAGTATAAAGATTTGAAAGAAGAAATTTTTATTATTGGTGGAGGGGAGATTTATAAAAAATCTCTTGAAATGGGAATTGTAAATAGAATTTATATGAGCCATGTTGATTTTTCTGATAGTGAGGCTGATACTTATTTTCCAAAAATTGATTTGAATGAGTGGATAACTTTGACGAAGGAAAATTATGATGGCTGGAAATTCTGTATTTATGAAAAAGTTAATGTATAG
- a CDS encoding TlpA family protein disulfide reductase, producing the protein MKKIILMMSLLLLFIVSCGSSKEFSVDVEGKGKVPNFELKDLNGKTAESAKIMKNGKKTLFIVAAEWCPHCKEEMPEVQKFYDANKDKVNIVVVFSNSQSSIGKVQTYVKNNQYTFPIYYDESGAIARGFNVTGFPFNVKINNGKVEETLELPVDFDSLTAEFAK; encoded by the coding sequence ATGAAAAAAATAATTTTAATGATGTCTTTACTTCTGCTATTTATAGTATCTTGTGGAAGTTCAAAGGAATTTAGTGTTGATGTGGAGGGAAAAGGTAAGGTACCTAATTTTGAATTAAAGGATTTAAATGGCAAAACGGCTGAAAGTGCGAAAATAATGAAGAATGGTAAAAAAACATTGTTTATTGTAGCGGCTGAATGGTGCCCTCATTGTAAGGAGGAAATGCCGGAAGTGCAAAAGTTCTATGATGCAAATAAAGATAAAGTAAATATCGTAGTTGTGTTCTCTAATTCTCAATCGAGTATTGGAAAAGTGCAAACTTATGTAAAAAATAACCAATATACATTCCCGATATATTACGATGAGAGTGGTGCAATTGCAAGAGGATTTAATGTTACAGGATTTCCGTTTAATGTAAAGATAAACAATGGAAAAGTTGAGGAAACTCTTGAACTGCCTGTAGATTTTGATTCATTGACAGCTGAATTTGCAAAATAA
- the metG gene encoding methionine--tRNA ligase, whose product MSKPFYITTPIYYPNAAPHVGTAYTTIICDVVSRYRRLTGEEVGFMTGVDEHGQKIQEAAEKNGFTPQQWVDKMSLNFTTLWEKLNISNTDFLRTTQEKHLKTVREIIKRVQDKGDIYRGEYVGKYSVSEETFVPENQLVDGKYMGKEVIDVKETSYFFKLSKYENALLEHIEKNPDFIKPEGKKNEVIAFIKQGLQDLSISRTTFDWGIPLELEKGHIIYVWFDALNIYLTGAGFSTDTAQFNKFWTNGTVNHVVGKDILRFHAIIWPAMLMSAGIKLPDTIAAHGWWTVEGEKMSKSLGNVVNPEEEVEKYGLDAFRYYLMREATFGQDADYSKRAMVQRINADLANDLGNLLNRTIGMQKKYFNSEVVLNEVEESFDIEVKELWKNTLTDLDKHINNYQFSEALKDIWKFISRMNKYIDECEPWKLSKDESQKDRLSTVMYNLVDSLYKIAVLISPFMPDTAQKMINQLGIDKDVTKLHLDDIKEWKSYPVGNRLNEAVPLFPRIELEEEPKKEYNEDLKIENPITIDDFNKIEMKVVQIEKVGKIENADKLLKFIVNTGKEKRQIISGIAKWYPNEQELVGKKVQAVLNLKPVELKGEMSQGMLLTTTEKKKTKLVIINDEVKIGTTVK is encoded by the coding sequence ATGTCAAAACCATTTTACATAACAACGCCAATTTATTATCCTAATGCGGCACCACACGTGGGAACAGCCTACACAACGATAATTTGTGATGTTGTATCCAGATACAGAAGGCTAACTGGAGAAGAAGTCGGCTTTATGACTGGAGTGGATGAACACGGACAGAAAATTCAGGAAGCTGCTGAAAAAAATGGATTTACACCGCAACAGTGGGTAGATAAAATGTCGCTTAATTTCACAACTTTATGGGAAAAATTAAATATTTCAAATACAGATTTTTTGAGAACGACGCAGGAAAAACATTTGAAAACCGTAAGGGAAATAATTAAAAGGGTGCAAGATAAAGGAGATATTTACAGAGGAGAATATGTTGGCAAATACAGCGTTTCGGAAGAAACTTTTGTTCCAGAAAATCAGCTTGTTGATGGAAAATACATGGGAAAAGAAGTTATTGACGTAAAAGAAACTTCATACTTTTTTAAATTATCCAAATATGAAAATGCACTGTTGGAACATATTGAAAAAAATCCTGATTTTATAAAACCGGAAGGAAAGAAAAATGAAGTAATTGCCTTTATAAAGCAGGGGCTTCAAGACTTATCAATTTCAAGAACAACATTTGACTGGGGAATACCATTAGAACTGGAAAAAGGGCATATAATCTACGTTTGGTTTGATGCATTGAATATTTACTTGACTGGAGCAGGATTTTCGACTGATACAGCACAATTTAATAAATTCTGGACAAATGGAACTGTAAATCACGTTGTTGGAAAGGATATTTTAAGATTTCATGCTATTATCTGGCCTGCGATGTTAATGTCGGCTGGAATAAAGTTGCCTGATACGATTGCAGCACATGGCTGGTGGACTGTGGAAGGTGAAAAAATGTCAAAATCACTTGGAAATGTAGTTAATCCTGAGGAAGAAGTGGAAAAATATGGACTTGATGCTTTCAGATATTATCTGATGAGAGAGGCAACTTTTGGACAGGATGCCGATTATTCTAAAAGGGCGATGGTTCAGAGAATAAATGCTGACTTGGCAAATGATTTAGGAAACTTGCTTAACAGAACGATTGGAATGCAAAAGAAATATTTTAATTCAGAAGTTGTGTTAAATGAAGTTGAGGAAAGTTTTGATATTGAAGTTAAGGAATTGTGGAAAAATACATTGACAGATTTAGATAAACACATAAATAATTATCAGTTTTCTGAGGCATTAAAGGACATCTGGAAATTTATTTCAAGAATGAATAAATATATTGATGAATGTGAGCCTTGGAAACTTTCAAAGGATGAAAGTCAAAAAGATAGATTGTCAACAGTTATGTACAATTTAGTTGATTCACTTTACAAAATTGCAGTATTAATTTCGCCATTTATGCCTGATACAGCACAAAAGATGATAAATCAGCTAGGAATTGACAAGGATGTTACAAAATTACATCTGGATGATATAAAAGAATGGAAAAGCTATCCTGTTGGAAATAGATTAAATGAGGCAGTTCCGCTGTTCCCAAGAATTGAACTGGAAGAAGAGCCTAAAAAAGAATACAATGAGGACTTGAAAATTGAAAATCCAATTACGATAGATGATTTTAATAAAATTGAAATGAAAGTCGTTCAAATTGAAAAAGTAGGGAAAATTGAAAATGCGGATAAACTGCTAAAATTCATTGTAAATACGGGAAAAGAGAAAAGACAGATTATTTCAGGAATTGCAAAATGGTATCCGAATGAGCAGGAATTAGTCGGAAAAAAAGTACAGGCTGTATTAAATTTAAAACCAGTTGAGTTAAAAGGGGAAATGTCACAAGGAATGCTTTTGACAACAACAGAAAAGAAAAAAACAAAATTGGTAATCATAAATGATGAAGTGAAAATTGGAACAACTGTAAAATAG
- a CDS encoding TetR/AcrR family transcriptional regulator, with product MSRLRFTKEVVIEAGYELMKKEGFQNISVRKIANYLKCSTAPIYFNFSTVDELKEEIINMCKEKLKKYLFGNYSKRKILSGAIGFVIFAREEKELFKTIFLDTTERFEKLYEETLRELLTKENLLESFPALEEDEAKNAVNKIWYFLFGYATMLCTRLDDNYRKNETNEIIENKIEDIVKHFKMQI from the coding sequence ATGTCTAGGCTTAGATTTACGAAGGAAGTAGTAATTGAGGCGGGATATGAATTGATGAAAAAAGAGGGGTTTCAAAATATTAGTGTCAGGAAAATTGCTAATTATCTGAAATGTTCGACGGCACCGATTTATTTTAATTTTAGCACAGTCGATGAATTAAAGGAAGAAATCATAAATATGTGCAAGGAGAAATTAAAAAAATATTTATTTGGAAATTATTCTAAAAGGAAGATATTAAGCGGTGCAATTGGTTTTGTAATATTTGCAAGGGAAGAAAAAGAATTATTTAAGACAATTTTTCTAGATACGACAGAAAGATTTGAAAAACTTTATGAAGAAACGTTAAGGGAACTTTTGACAAAGGAAAATCTGTTGGAAAGTTTTCCCGCCTTGGAAGAAGATGAGGCTAAAAATGCTGTAAATAAAATATGGTATTTCTTATTTGGATATGCAACTATGCTTTGTACAAGGCTTGACGATAATTATAGAAAAAATGAAACAAATGAAATTATAGAAAACAAGATAGAAGATATAGTGAAACATTTTAAAATGCAAATTTAA